The Helicobacter canis genomic sequence AAGGTATTTAACATTTACTATTTGATATTTTTCAATATCTTTTCCTTCAATATATGCTCTATTATGGATTTTATCCATTGTTCTACTAATCAAATCTTTTTTTGTAAATTTATAATTTTTATTAGATTCACTTGAATGAAGTCCCATACCAACGCTTATATAGCAGAAGTCCCCTAGCGTATTTAATTTTTGATATTTATCAATTTCTCTTTCACCTGTAAGATTCCAAATAAAACTTTTTTCATCTTGTATGAATATGTTTCTATTCTTCTTATAAATACGCTCAATAGTATGATGATGTAATTTTGAAATAAAAATTTCATTGTTTGCATTGTTGTTTTGTATAAAAACGATACAATTTAAAACTTCAGCATTAAAGACTTTTGACTCGTGTAGGTCGGCAATTTCTACAAGGCTAAAATCTTTAAAAACATTTTCTCTGCTTTTTTGTGCGTATGGTTGATTTGTGTAGGGATATGGAATAATCATAGAACACATTCCATTGAAGTTTAGTATTTTCAATCCACGCTCTATAAAAGGGATATACAAATCCCATTTTTTGTGTAATGTTTTGTAGTATGAAATATTTTTTAATGTTTCTCTTTGTTGGGCTAAAAACTTATCTTTCATTTGATTTGGAGCAGATATATACGGCGGATTGCCGATGACGATGTCAAAGCCTTGAAGTCCAAACATATACTCGCTGTCAAAAAAGCCTGCCACAGAGTGTGGGTCGTAGGGATTCCATAGTGTCAATGGGCTCTCGCCTTGGTCGTGTAGGATAAGGTTTCTCGCTATGTGGGCGGCGGTCTTTAGGTAGTCTTGCTTTAGCTTCTCTCTGCTCTTTAGGTCTGCGGTGAAGTTAGCTTGGCGGATAGACTCTAGCTTTTGCTTGTCGGCTTGGTAGCCATCATACTCTAGTATAGAGTCTTTTGGCAGTGGGAGCAGGGAATTGGCACTTAGGAATTTGAACTCTAAGTTTGGCAGGGGGGCTATGGAGTGTGGGGACTCATCGACTATGAGCGATAGGAAGCAGCGCAAGCGTGAAATCTCTGTCGCCATAGGCTGAATGTCTATGCCGTAGATGTTGCTCTGCAGTATTTCTAGCTTGCGGGTGTAGGGGGAGCGGGTGTCGCCTAGCAGGTCTTGGAGGTCTAGGATCTCTTGCATAAGCCCTATGGGGAATGCCCCGCTGCCACAGGCTGGGTCTAGGACTTTTAGGGTGGATAGGGCGGCTAGGATTTGGGCGTGTGTGGTTGGGGGTAGGTGTGATGGGTCTTGGTGGAAAATTAGGGCGTGTAGAGTTTCTGGCGTTGGCTTTGCCGCGCTTTTGCGGGAGTCTGCGGCGTGGGCTTGCTCATTACCGCTTAGGTAAATCCCTTCGCCCACGCCTTGACAACCCACAAAATCATCGGCAAATCCTTCCGCCTGTGAGTCGTTTAGATTTTGTGCTTCATTCCTAGAATCCGCTTTTTTATTTGCGGCGTTTTTGCTGTCATTGCGAGCGGACTTGTCCGCGTGGCAATCCACACTAGAATCCACTTTTGATTTATGGATTGCCACGCTTTGCTCTCGCAAAGCTCGCAATGACGGGGAAAGGGCGGTCTGCTCGCGGCAGGATTTTTGCGCGGCTGTTTTATCGCTGCTTGTGGATTCTAAGATTTTGGAGCTAGAATCGTGGCTTTTCGAGCCGCGCGCGGAGATAAGCCTTGAGTGGCTATCGCACAAGCGCGGCGATGAAATCCGCGATTCTAGCCCAAAAGCTGAATCCATTTTAGACAAAAGGTATTGGTAGAGAGAAGTGCGACACATATACTGCACAATCTCCCTCGGTGTATAGTAGCTCCCTGTCGATTTACGCAATGAGCTAGTAGAGTCCTTGCGATTATCAGTAAATAGCTCGCTCAAAAGGCTCTCAAACACCATACCCAAAAGCTCTGGGTTTAGCCCTACTTCTTGGGCGTCTGGGGTGGATTCATCAATGCTGAAGTGGTAGCTTTCAAGCAGGGTGAAAAGCTCGGCTAAGGGGGTGTTGGGGACTTTTAGGGTGGTGTGGTAGGCGGTGGGGCGGCTTGGGGAGTAGAAGTCGCTTGCCTGTGGGGCGAAAAGCCCGCCGTTTAGGTAGGGGATCTGCTCTAAAAGGGCGGCTATGTGTGGGTCTAGCAGGGCGTAGTCTCGGGCGTTTTTGGGGGTGTTTAGCGTGGAGAAAAAGAGCGGCTCTAGGACTTCGTGGTAGTAATTGCCGCTTAGGGTGGTGCTAAAAATGGCTGTATCTATAATGCCCTTTTTCTCTAGGAATTTGCAAAAAAGCAGGCGGGAGAGGAGGCGGAGGGAGAATTCGCGTTTAGTGTTGTCTTGGGAGGCTTGGCTGGTGGATTCGGCTTTGCGCGATAAATCGGCGATTGCTTCACACTCTCGGCGGTTACGCACGCCAAGTGCGCGCCCTTGAGAGTGCTCGCAAAGCCCCGATTTCTCATCGCAAATCCTAGAATCCTTTGCTTGCTCGCTTAGATTTTGAGCGGTTTTCTTAGAATCCGCTTCGTTGCTAGAATCCGCTTTTTTCTTGTCATTGCGAGCGGACTTGTCCGCGTGGCAATCCATAGCTTCATCGCTAGAATCCGCTTTTGATTTATGGATTGCTTCGGCTTCGCCTCGCAATGACGGAGTGGGGTGGATTGCTTCGGTCGCTTCGCTCGCTCGCAATGACGGAGTGGGGAGCTGGATAGAGTCTATCAGCGCGATAAAAATCCCCACAACCTCTTGGTAGAATTTTTCATTTAAGCTTTCTATGCTTAGGGCTTTAATGCTCTCTTGGTAGAGCTGATCAATAGGCGTGGGCATTTGCTTCTTATGCTTGGAGGCTTTGGCTATGGAGTCAAGATTGCGCAAATGCCCTTTGCTAGGGGAGAGTAGGGATAGATCTTTGATGATTATGACTCTTTCTAGCACATCTTGGTCTGCGGCGCGCTTATGCTCTCTGCGCGTGGCGAAGCTTATGGTAAGTAGGTCTTCTTGCGGATTTAGGAAGAAGATGATGTTGTAGGAGGGGATGGCGCGGTTTATGGCTTGGGTGGCTTTGGCATAGAGAGATTTGGAGAGTGTGGCACTAGGCTTTGAGCAGATAAGGCTAAAGGCTAGGTTTGTATGCCCTAGGCTAGAGCTAGAGAGAGTCTCGCTGCTAGCAGCAGAGGCAAAGCATACAATCGCGCCGCCAAAGTCAAACTCTCCATAGCTCTGCTCTAGGGCGTGCAGGGCTTGCGCGTCTGCTTGGGCTACTTCTAGGGAGAAAAGCTCATAGATAAGTGCTTTGAAGCTTTGTGCTAGATCTTTGGGGCTAGCTTTGTGGTGGGATAGGGGGGAGAGATGGGGGGTCATTTTTGCTCCTTTGGTTTGGGTTTGGCTTTAAGCGATTCGGCTTTCTAAAGAAACTGCGCTTCGCTTGTTTTGGGTAGGCAATGCGGCAGTGTTGCGATTTTTGTGAAAGGCACGAACGCCAAGTTCGCTAACCTTCCCCAAAAATCGCAAAGCTCCCACAGCCCCACCGCAAATCCTAGAATCGTGGTGGGCTGGCTGGGTGGCTTGGGTGAAAATCCTAGAA encodes the following:
- a CDS encoding Eco57I restriction-modification methylase domain-containing protein gives rise to the protein MTPHLSPLSHHKASPKDLAQSFKALIYELFSLEVAQADAQALHALEQSYGEFDFGGAIVCFASAASSETLSSSSLGHTNLAFSLICSKPSATLSKSLYAKATQAINRAIPSYNIIFFLNPQEDLLTISFATRREHKRAADQDVLERVIIIKDLSLLSPSKGHLRNLDSIAKASKHKKQMPTPIDQLYQESIKALSIESLNEKFYQEVVGIFIALIDSIQLPTPSLRASEATEAIHPTPSLRGEAEAIHKSKADSSDEAMDCHADKSARNDKKKADSSNEADSKKTAQNLSEQAKDSRICDEKSGLCEHSQGRALGVRNRRECEAIADLSRKAESTSQASQDNTKREFSLRLLSRLLFCKFLEKKGIIDTAIFSTTLSGNYYHEVLEPLFFSTLNTPKNARDYALLDPHIAALLEQIPYLNGGLFAPQASDFYSPSRPTAYHTTLKVPNTPLAELFTLLESYHFSIDESTPDAQEVGLNPELLGMVFESLLSELFTDNRKDSTSSLRKSTGSYYTPREIVQYMCRTSLYQYLLSKMDSAFGLESRISSPRLCDSHSRLISARGSKSHDSSSKILESTSSDKTAAQKSCREQTALSPSLRALREQSVAIHKSKVDSSVDCHADKSARNDSKNAANKKADSRNEAQNLNDSQAEGFADDFVGCQGVGEGIYLSGNEQAHAADSRKSAAKPTPETLHALIFHQDPSHLPPTTHAQILAALSTLKVLDPACGSGAFPIGLMQEILDLQDLLGDTRSPYTRKLEILQSNIYGIDIQPMATEISRLRCFLSLIVDESPHSIAPLPNLEFKFLSANSLLPLPKDSILEYDGYQADKQKLESIRQANFTADLKSREKLKQDYLKTAAHIARNLILHDQGESPLTLWNPYDPHSVAGFFDSEYMFGLQGFDIVIGNPPYISAPNQMKDKFLAQQRETLKNISYYKTLHKKWDLYIPFIERGLKILNFNGMCSMIIPYPYTNQPYAQKSRENVFKDFSLVEIADLHESKVFNAEVLNCIVFIQNNNANNEIFISKLHHHTIERIYKKNRNIFIQDEKSFIWNLTGEREIDKYQKLNTLGDFCYISVGMGLHSSESNKNYKFTKKDLISRTMDKIHNRAYIEGKDIEKYQIVNVKYLEYNTERCPSQCREPRFPELFEAEKLVINKIGYLKSVIDTNKTICDQTIRVCVLWHNLKNINNKSIISSIKKFSNFERNDLENLSQQVNLLYLLGILNSKYIALLLDEIRGVGNIDLNPEYLRKIPIPKITESNKPLANEIIQCVEQILSLRGEAEAIQPQSSLRADEIGAAIHKQKELESKIDSLVYKLYDLSETEIHTIDSKT